One region of Juglans regia cultivar Chandler chromosome 4, Walnut 2.0, whole genome shotgun sequence genomic DNA includes:
- the LOC108983256 gene encoding protein DMP4-like — protein sequence MLIQIHMRSKQREKRSERFCDMEIKVQSDSKNHDESKLPLLRDGSEKEEKTPIQKAISQTFQSTAHLANLLPTGSVLAFQLLSPIFTNEGNCDSVGRFMTAALVILCGVSCFLLCFTDSFKDKKGNVCYGFATFQGLWVIDGTAKLSPELAARYQLRFIDFMHAFMSILVFIAVALFDKNVVRCFFPMPSYTTQEILTRLPVGIGVICSMMFVVFPTERHGIGFPLSVN from the coding sequence ATGCTGATACAAATTCATATGAGATCAAAACAAAGGGAAAAGAGAAGTGAAAGATTCTGTGATATGGAGATTAAGGTACAATCTGATTCCAAGAATCACGATGAATCAAAACTTCCGCTCTTGCGAGATGGATctgaaaaagaggagaaaacaCCGATACAGAAAGCCATTAGCCAGACATTTCAGAGCACAGCTCATTTGGCCAATCTTTTACCGACTGGATCAGTCCTGGCTTTCCAACTTCTATCACCAATTTTCACAAATGAAGGCAATTGTGACTCAGTAGGCCGGTTCATGACTGCTGCACTTGTGATTCTCTGTGGGGTCTCATGTTTCCTACTGTGCTTCACAGACAGCTTCAAGGACAAAAAGGGAAATGTTTGTTATGGGTTTGCCACTTTCCAGGGCCTGTGGGTCATTGATGGAACGGCCAAGCTTTCACCTGAACTTGCTGCAAGGTACCAGCTGCGCTTCATAGATTTCATGCATGCCTTCATGTCAATACTGGTATTCATAGCTGTAGCTCTCTTTGATAAGAATGTGGTGAGATGCTTCTTCCCAATGCCATCATATACGACCCAGGAGATTCTTACAAGACTGCCGGTAGGAATCGGTGTCATTTGCAGTATGATGTTTGTTGTGTTTCCTACCGAGCGCCATGGAATTGGCTTCCCCCTCTCTGTAAATTAA